One window from the genome of Amycolatopsis sp. NBC_01480 encodes:
- a CDS encoding AbrB/MazE/SpoVT family DNA-binding domain-containing protein, translating into MTSTDPMMARADVSVAADGRVTIPAQLRQAAGISPGSNLVAYVERGRVILEDRDHLLRRVQDEAIAAARAAGVTGSVTDSLLADRRAAAAQEGAGGNATAVEGGPA; encoded by the coding sequence GTGACGAGCACTGATCCGATGATGGCGCGGGCGGACGTATCCGTCGCCGCCGACGGCCGGGTGACGATCCCGGCGCAGCTTCGGCAAGCGGCGGGGATCTCGCCGGGGTCGAACCTGGTCGCCTACGTCGAGCGAGGCAGGGTGATCCTGGAGGACCGCGATCACCTGCTGCGGCGAGTGCAGGACGAAGCGATCGCGGCGGCCCGCGCCGCCGGGGTGACCGGGAGCGTGACGGACTCCCTGCTCGCCGACCGGCGAGCAGCGGCAGCGCAGGAGGGCGCCGGTGGCAACGCGACCGCGGTCGAAGGGGGCCCGGCGTGA
- a CDS encoding phosphatase PAP2 family protein — protein MRTRVRPALPASVRAPSLVLAGLGLVTLVVLGLLFAGRSTPSAFDAGLLPGPDGLLDPWWYFANAIDFCGEPVGSAILMVLFVGGALLAGRVRTAVLALVGCGITVALTSVLKPLTGRTIHGSFLSYPSGHTAFATALALIGAFVLVDRFRLGRAGGLALMLGLALVCGLLMAWAEVALGAHYPTDTIGGFATALAVIPATAFAVDRVWARR, from the coding sequence ATGAGAACTAGGGTCCGCCCGGCGTTGCCCGCCTCGGTGCGCGCGCCTTCGCTGGTGCTCGCCGGTCTGGGCCTCGTGACGCTGGTAGTGCTCGGCCTGCTGTTCGCGGGCCGCTCGACCCCGAGCGCGTTCGACGCGGGCCTGCTGCCGGGCCCGGACGGCTTGCTCGACCCGTGGTGGTACTTCGCCAACGCCATCGATTTCTGCGGCGAGCCAGTGGGTTCGGCGATCTTGATGGTGCTGTTCGTCGGCGGCGCGCTACTGGCGGGCCGGGTGCGGACGGCCGTGCTGGCACTCGTCGGCTGCGGGATCACGGTCGCTTTGACGTCAGTGTTGAAGCCGCTGACCGGCCGGACGATCCACGGCAGCTTCCTGTCCTACCCGAGCGGGCACACGGCGTTCGCCACGGCGTTGGCTCTCATTGGCGCTTTTGTGCTGGTGGACCGCTTTCGCCTGGGCCGCGCTGGTGGTCTGGCGCTGATGCTGGGACTTGCCCTGGTGTGCGGTCTCCTGATGGCGTGGGCGGAAGTGGCCCTCGGCGCCCACTACCCGACGGACACCATCGGCGGCTTCGCCACGGCACTGGCGGTGATCCCGGCTACGGCTTTCGCGGTCGACCGGGTGTGGGCGCGGCGTTGA
- a CDS encoding winged helix-turn-helix transcriptional regulator: protein MAKVTPKGARIREGGAVREVLDRIGDKWSLLVVGTLRAGPLRFGALEEGIAGISQRMLTLTLKHLVEDGLVTRTAYAEVPPRVEYELTELGHSLVPLVMALAEWAMANHEQINANRSGAVNAAPTPGRPRKP from the coding sequence ATGGCGAAGGTCACACCGAAGGGCGCGCGGATCCGCGAAGGCGGCGCGGTCCGCGAAGTGCTGGACCGCATCGGCGACAAGTGGAGCCTGCTGGTGGTCGGCACCCTGCGCGCCGGGCCGCTGCGGTTCGGCGCGCTGGAGGAGGGCATTGCCGGCATCTCACAGCGGATGCTCACCCTGACGCTCAAACACCTCGTCGAGGATGGCCTGGTGACCCGCACCGCCTACGCCGAGGTGCCGCCACGCGTCGAGTACGAGCTGACCGAGCTGGGCCACAGCCTGGTGCCGCTGGTGATGGCGCTCGCCGAATGGGCGATGGCCAACCACGAGCAGATCAACGCCAACCGCTCCGGTGCCGTCAACGCCGCGCCCACACCCGGTCGACCGCGAAAGCCGTAG
- a CDS encoding glutamate-1-semialdehyde 2,1-aminomutase, with the protein MELTASRAADERLHRVIPGGAHTYAKGSDQYPENLAPVISHGLGARVWDVDGNSYVEYGSGLRAVSLGHAHPRVTEAVRREVGRGSNFSRPSIVEAEAAERFLATVPTADMVKFTKNGSDATTAAVRLARAATGRPLVALCADHAFFSTDDWFIGTTAMAAGVPGEITDLTVRFPYGDLAATEAMLQEHDGQVACLILEAATQADPPEGYLAGLRELAHRHGALLVFDEMITGFRFSEHGAQGLYGVTPDLSTFGKALGNGFAVSALAGKRELMELGGLRSGRDRVFLLSTTHGAETHALAAAMAVMDVYETEAVTARLHTIGARLATGVREIAASHDLSDHVIVRGRDSNLVFGTLDASGRPSQDYRTLFLRQLVTGGVLGPSFVVSAALTDADLQQTLDAVAAACVVYRKALDAGDPSPWLGGRPVKPVFRRKA; encoded by the coding sequence ATGGAACTAACCGCCTCCCGCGCGGCTGACGAGCGGCTGCACCGGGTGATCCCCGGCGGCGCGCACACGTACGCCAAGGGCTCGGACCAGTACCCGGAGAACCTGGCGCCGGTCATCTCGCACGGGCTCGGCGCGCGCGTCTGGGACGTCGACGGGAATTCCTACGTCGAGTACGGCTCGGGGCTGCGGGCGGTGAGCCTCGGCCACGCGCACCCACGAGTGACCGAGGCGGTGCGGCGGGAGGTCGGGCGGGGCAGCAACTTCTCGCGTCCGTCCATTGTGGAGGCTGAGGCAGCGGAGCGGTTCCTGGCCACCGTGCCGACCGCGGACATGGTGAAGTTCACCAAAAACGGCTCGGACGCGACCACCGCCGCGGTGCGCCTGGCCCGCGCCGCCACCGGCCGTCCGCTGGTGGCCCTGTGCGCCGACCACGCGTTTTTCTCCACCGACGACTGGTTCATCGGCACCACGGCGATGGCGGCCGGCGTCCCCGGTGAGATCACGGACCTGACCGTGCGCTTCCCGTACGGCGACCTCGCGGCCACCGAGGCGATGCTCCAGGAGCACGACGGTCAGGTCGCCTGCCTGATCCTGGAAGCCGCGACCCAGGCCGACCCGCCCGAGGGCTACCTGGCGGGTCTGCGCGAGCTGGCCCACCGGCACGGCGCGCTGCTGGTGTTCGACGAGATGATCACCGGCTTCCGGTTTTCCGAGCATGGCGCGCAAGGGTTGTACGGCGTCACGCCCGATCTTTCGACGTTCGGCAAGGCACTCGGCAACGGCTTCGCGGTCTCCGCGCTGGCCGGCAAACGCGAGCTGATGGAACTGGGCGGCCTGCGCTCGGGCCGCGACCGGGTGTTCCTGCTGTCCACCACCCACGGCGCGGAAACGCACGCGCTGGCCGCCGCCATGGCCGTGATGGACGTCTACGAAACCGAAGCGGTCACCGCCCGGCTGCACACCATCGGCGCGCGCCTGGCCACCGGCGTCCGCGAAATCGCCGCGAGCCACGACCTGTCCGACCACGTCATCGTGCGCGGCCGCGACAGCAATTTGGTCTTCGGCACGCTGGACGCCAGCGGCCGCCCCTCACAGGACTACCGGACACTGTTCCTGCGCCAGCTCGTGACCGGCGGTGTGCTGGGACCGTCGTTTGTCGTCAGCGCGGCGCTGACGGACGCCGACCTGCAACAGACCTTGGACGCCGTCGCCGCGGCTTGTGTGGTTTACCGCAAGGCCCTCGATGCCGGCGACCCGTCACCGTGGCTCGGCGGGCGGCCGGTGAAACCGGTGTTTCGGCGGAAAGCCTGA
- a CDS encoding SAM-dependent methyltransferase produces the protein MLPRVIDDYALARRANMRWNTPLDEQHAELLLRRLDVRGGTVVDLGCGWGELLIRAVDGTAARGIGVDVDEVALDRGRKAVSERGAAVEFVHQPAAQWRGTAVRAICIGASHAFGGTKPALEALAATTDRLLFGDGYWAAEPTEAAREILGDDILTLPELLEACRETGWRVRHLSTADQREWDDFESTSWSGRLDWLLSHPDDPRAAETREWLDQREREYVSVYRGVLGLGYLVLVR, from the coding sequence ATGCTGCCCCGCGTGATCGACGACTACGCGCTCGCGCGGCGGGCGAACATGCGCTGGAACACCCCGCTCGACGAGCAGCACGCGGAACTGCTGCTGCGCCGGCTCGACGTCCGCGGGGGGACCGTGGTGGACCTCGGCTGCGGGTGGGGCGAGCTGCTGATCCGCGCGGTCGACGGGACGGCGGCGCGGGGGATCGGCGTCGACGTCGACGAGGTCGCGCTCGACCGGGGCCGGAAAGCGGTGAGCGAGCGGGGCGCCGCGGTCGAGTTCGTGCACCAGCCCGCGGCGCAGTGGCGCGGGACGGCCGTGCGGGCCATCTGCATCGGCGCCTCGCACGCGTTCGGCGGGACTAAGCCTGCCCTCGAAGCCCTCGCCGCGACCACCGACCGGCTGCTCTTCGGCGACGGCTACTGGGCCGCCGAACCCACCGAAGCCGCGCGGGAAATCCTCGGCGACGACATCCTCACGCTGCCCGAACTGCTCGAAGCCTGCCGCGAAACCGGGTGGCGCGTGCGGCACCTCAGCACGGCCGACCAGCGCGAGTGGGACGACTTCGAGTCGACCTCCTGGTCCGGCCGGCTGGACTGGCTGCTGAGCCACCCCGACGACCCGCGGGCCGCCGAGACGCGCGAGTGGCTCGACCAGCGCGAGCGGGAGTACGTGTCCGTCTACCGGGGCGTGCTCGGGCTCGGCTATCTGGTGCTGGTTCGCTGA
- the rfbC gene encoding dTDP-4-dehydrorhamnose 3,5-epimerase, with protein MKAIPVPSIAGAYLFQPTPHRDDRGFFSRTFDADVARSVGIEPETFVQDSVSRSYRGVLRGMHLRSGDGEAKLVRCSFGEVFDVVVDLRPESPTFRNREFFRLSGDTQESVYIPAGCAHGFQALSDIADVSYRIDRVHNPDEDVAIAYNDPELAIPWPLPAALVSERDSAAGSLAEALKPLG; from the coding sequence ATGAAAGCCATTCCCGTGCCGTCCATCGCGGGCGCGTACCTGTTCCAGCCCACGCCGCACCGCGACGACCGCGGCTTCTTTTCGCGCACTTTCGACGCGGACGTGGCCCGGTCGGTGGGAATCGAACCGGAAACGTTTGTGCAGGACAGTGTTTCCCGTTCCTATCGCGGGGTGCTGCGCGGAATGCACCTGCGCTCGGGCGACGGCGAGGCGAAGCTGGTGCGCTGCTCGTTCGGCGAGGTCTTCGACGTGGTCGTGGACCTGCGGCCGGAGTCGCCGACGTTCCGCAACCGCGAGTTCTTCCGGCTTTCCGGCGACACCCAGGAGAGCGTGTACATCCCGGCCGGCTGCGCGCACGGTTTCCAGGCGCTTTCCGATATCGCCGACGTCTCATATCGGATCGACCGGGTGCACAATCCGGACGAAGACGTAGCAATCGCCTATAATGATCCTGAACTCGCTATCCCGTGGCCGCTGCCGGCCGCGCTGGTTTCCGAGCGGGACTCCGCCGCCGGCTCGTTGGCCGAGGCACTCAAACCGTTGGGGTGA
- a CDS encoding DoxX family protein, translating to MNIALWIVQVFLAAVYLAAGGLKVVRPRERLVATGNLDWMKDSSDAGVKAVGLVEILGALGVVLPWLTGIAPILTPIAAVGLVVVQIGALRVHLVRNERRPLPANVLLLLLAAFVAAGRFLG from the coding sequence GTGAATATCGCATTGTGGATCGTCCAGGTCTTCCTCGCTGCGGTTTACCTAGCGGCGGGTGGGCTCAAGGTCGTACGGCCGCGCGAACGCTTGGTCGCCACGGGAAACTTGGACTGGATGAAGGACTCCTCGGACGCCGGGGTGAAGGCGGTCGGCCTGGTGGAGATCCTGGGCGCGCTCGGCGTGGTCCTGCCCTGGCTGACCGGAATCGCGCCGATCCTCACCCCGATCGCCGCGGTCGGCCTCGTCGTCGTGCAGATCGGCGCGCTCCGGGTGCACCTGGTCCGCAACGAACGGCGGCCGTTGCCGGCCAACGTGCTCCTGCTGCTGCTCGCCGCCTTCGTCGCGGCCGGCCGTTTCCTGGGTTAA
- a CDS encoding right-handed parallel beta-helix repeat-containing protein: protein MTSRLALLLGALCPLVLAGCSSAPDEDPAASQVAATSAAPAGPVAAVCDKMPPGPATAPAGAVTVDPAVPGDLATKTKDSPSGTTFWLGPGAHHLGDDRFDQVQPKDGDVYVGAPGAVLDGRRINQYAFTGHAKNVKIQSLTVQGFVAPRDEGVVNHDSGDGWLIQHTTVQDNDGAGLMAGAKQQVLDNCLRRNGQYGMNAFSGDGDITGLVVRGNEITGNNTGDWEKKVDGCGCTGGIKFWDVNGADVTGNWVHDNRGTGLWADTNNNDFLIEGNLIENNDSSAITYETSYNAVIRNNTLRRNNLVDGRSYTDRGDTFPLATIYVSESGGEPRVKARTSKLEIYGNVFENNWNGITLWENADRFCNSPANTSSGVCTELVPDTTKCAAPAIAQKPLYDDCRWKTQRVDVHNNRFMLDPAAIGCQETCARMGLLSNFGTYPDWSPYKGDVVQTAITHNQDNSWHDNAYTGPWTFIAGDQSHILGIGEWEGAPYDQDARTTYQRGGGG, encoded by the coding sequence CTGACCAGCAGGCTGGCTCTGCTCCTGGGTGCGCTGTGCCCGCTGGTCCTGGCCGGGTGCTCCAGCGCACCCGACGAAGACCCGGCGGCGAGCCAGGTCGCCGCGACCTCGGCCGCGCCGGCCGGGCCCGTCGCCGCGGTGTGCGACAAGATGCCGCCCGGCCCCGCCACCGCCCCGGCGGGCGCGGTGACCGTGGACCCGGCGGTGCCCGGCGACCTCGCCACCAAGACCAAGGACTCCCCGTCCGGCACCACGTTCTGGCTGGGGCCCGGCGCCCACCACCTCGGCGACGACCGGTTCGACCAGGTCCAGCCCAAGGACGGCGACGTCTACGTCGGGGCGCCCGGCGCGGTCCTCGACGGGCGCCGGATCAACCAGTACGCCTTCACCGGGCACGCGAAGAACGTCAAGATCCAGTCGCTGACCGTGCAGGGCTTCGTGGCGCCGCGCGACGAGGGCGTGGTCAACCACGACTCCGGCGACGGCTGGCTGATCCAGCACACCACCGTCCAGGACAACGACGGCGCCGGGCTGATGGCCGGGGCGAAGCAGCAGGTGCTGGACAACTGCCTGCGGCGCAACGGCCAGTACGGCATGAACGCGTTCTCCGGCGACGGCGACATCACCGGGCTGGTGGTGCGCGGCAACGAGATCACCGGCAACAACACCGGCGACTGGGAGAAGAAGGTCGACGGCTGCGGCTGCACCGGCGGGATCAAGTTCTGGGACGTGAACGGCGCCGACGTGACCGGCAACTGGGTGCACGACAACCGCGGCACCGGGCTGTGGGCCGACACCAACAACAACGACTTCCTGATCGAGGGCAACCTGATCGAGAACAACGACAGCTCCGCGATCACGTACGAGACCAGCTACAACGCCGTGATCCGGAACAACACCCTGCGCCGCAACAACCTGGTCGACGGCCGCTCCTACACCGACCGCGGCGACACCTTCCCGCTGGCGACGATCTACGTCTCCGAGTCCGGCGGCGAGCCGCGGGTGAAGGCGCGCACGTCGAAGCTGGAGATCTACGGCAACGTGTTCGAGAACAACTGGAACGGCATCACGCTGTGGGAGAACGCGGACCGCTTCTGCAACAGCCCGGCCAACACCTCCAGCGGCGTCTGCACCGAGCTCGTGCCGGACACGACCAAGTGCGCCGCGCCGGCGATCGCGCAGAAGCCGCTGTACGACGACTGCCGCTGGAAGACCCAGCGCGTGGACGTGCACAACAACCGCTTCATGCTCGACCCGGCGGCGATCGGCTGCCAGGAGACCTGCGCGCGGATGGGGCTGCTGTCGAACTTCGGCACCTACCCGGACTGGTCCCCGTACAAGGGCGACGTGGTGCAGACCGCGATCACCCACAACCAGGACAACTCCTGGCACGACAACGCCTACACCGGGCCGTGGACGTTCATCGCCGGCGACCAGAGCCACATCCTGGGCATCGGCGAGTGGGAGGGCGCGCCGTACGACCAGGACGCGCGCACCACCTATCAGCGTGGCGGGGGTGGCTGA
- a CDS encoding O-antigen ligase family protein has translation MALLNNIRQPTPVETGEPTPKLVGASWALLILNTLGSTGAQTVIPLPRSVIQIVTMGALMSAFALALVLNPRIKVRPSAYLMLLSLLLVSSIVASLDLESGLGALFRCFRFAIFVVTLWLLTPWWNGSFTFVRHHIRMFGAVLVSVVIGLVVSPGKAMPGTYGGRLAGAVWPLTPPQVGQYAAVIAGLAALLWLGKRMEYKTALAVIVPSLALLLLTHTRTATLGLVAGLVVALLSLALTSARARKVFAVLVVISGFSAVVLGGLLQAWFLRGQSQDNFSSLTGRAKVWDALLSAPRTINEYIFGVGLTDKSYGGLPIDNSWLAVYHEQGFVGIAIVATFLLVLVAVALLRPPSLARACAIFLITYCISASYTEAGLGDASPYLLHLALAATLLAQGGGRMREDDFIPKGRPE, from the coding sequence ATGGCTCTGCTGAACAACATCCGGCAGCCGACGCCCGTGGAGACGGGTGAGCCGACGCCGAAGCTCGTCGGCGCGTCGTGGGCGCTGCTGATCCTCAACACGCTGGGCTCCACCGGTGCCCAGACTGTGATCCCGCTGCCGCGCTCGGTGATCCAGATCGTCACCATGGGCGCGCTGATGTCGGCGTTCGCGCTGGCGCTGGTGCTCAACCCGCGGATCAAGGTGCGGCCCAGCGCGTACCTGATGCTGCTCAGCCTGCTGCTCGTCTCGAGCATCGTGGCCAGCCTCGACCTGGAAAGCGGGCTCGGGGCGCTGTTCCGGTGCTTCCGGTTCGCGATCTTCGTGGTGACGCTGTGGCTGCTCACACCGTGGTGGAACGGGTCGTTCACCTTCGTCCGGCACCACATCCGGATGTTCGGCGCGGTGCTCGTCTCGGTCGTCATCGGGCTGGTCGTCTCGCCGGGCAAAGCGATGCCCGGGACCTACGGCGGGCGGCTCGCGGGTGCGGTGTGGCCGCTGACCCCACCGCAGGTCGGGCAATACGCAGCCGTGATCGCGGGCCTCGCGGCGCTGCTGTGGCTCGGCAAGCGGATGGAGTACAAGACGGCGCTGGCGGTGATCGTCCCGTCGCTCGCCCTGCTCCTGCTGACGCACACCCGCACGGCGACGCTCGGGCTGGTCGCCGGTTTGGTCGTCGCGCTGCTCTCGCTGGCGCTGACCAGCGCCCGCGCGCGCAAGGTGTTCGCCGTGCTTGTCGTGATCAGCGGGTTCTCCGCCGTGGTGCTCGGCGGGCTGCTGCAGGCGTGGTTCCTGCGCGGGCAGAGCCAGGACAACTTCTCCAGCCTCACCGGCCGCGCGAAGGTGTGGGACGCGCTGCTTTCGGCCCCGCGCACGATCAACGAGTACATCTTCGGCGTGGGCCTGACCGACAAGTCCTACGGCGGGCTCCCGATCGACAACAGCTGGCTCGCCGTCTACCACGAGCAGGGTTTTGTCGGGATCGCGATCGTCGCGACGTTCCTGCTGGTGCTGGTCGCGGTGGCGCTGCTGCGGCCGCCGTCGCTGGCCCGCGCCTGCGCGATCTTCCTGATCACCTACTGCATCTCCGCGTCCTACACCGAAGCCGGACTCGGCGACGCCTCGCCGTACCTGCTGCACCTGGCGCTGGCCGCGACGCTGCTCGCGCAGGGTGGCGGCCGGATGCGCGAGGACGACTTCATCCCGAAAGGCCGGCCCGAATGA
- a CDS encoding alginate lyase family protein — MDPAWYLRRLSAMGPAEIAGRATEALRKQQWRGVARQKASWLPHRAFPPFTPVTGVAGVSEEARRELLATAERLMDGHAEYFGVERADLVAPDWAFDPKTGRRAPGEAYSFDIAYRSEDTVGDIKQIWEPSRHQHLTVLAAAYALTGDDRYAHRVADHLKSWWVANPPMRGVHWLSGIELGIRLLSWVWVRRLLDGWAGAPGLFEDNPEALHQIWHHQRWLAAFPSRGSSANNHVIAEDAGQLAAACAFDWFPESPAWREAAMRSLDTQLQANTFASGLNRELATEYHGLVLELGLAAALEAGAVVPESTWLVLRRMCDALASIVDAELRPPRQGDADDGYGLVVDGAGVSRWASLLATGDALFGRCEWWPEVAGGDVRTALFSTLAKVPALEGTRPPRRPDDLFDAGLTILRTPSGEPGEIWCRCDGGPHGFLAIAAHAHADALSLEVRHDGVDILADPGTYCYHGEPEWRSYFRSTLGHNTLELGGTDQSASGGPFLWTRHANTRTLAVGPVRWRAEHDGYAPAVHRRCVELAGRTLTVVDEVESGTPLPARLVFHLGPLVEVSLDGAVAKLAWPGHTAALELPGGLAWTAHRGETNPPLGWYSAGFGRREPATTLVGQGFITEPLTTVLRFT; from the coding sequence ATGGATCCCGCCTGGTACCTGCGAAGACTTTCGGCGATGGGGCCGGCCGAGATCGCCGGCCGCGCCACCGAAGCGCTGCGCAAGCAACAGTGGCGTGGCGTCGCCCGGCAGAAGGCGAGCTGGCTGCCCCATCGCGCGTTCCCGCCGTTCACCCCGGTCACCGGAGTCGCTGGAGTCTCCGAAGAGGCCCGCCGCGAGCTGCTGGCCACGGCCGAGCGGCTGATGGACGGGCACGCCGAGTACTTCGGCGTCGAGCGCGCTGACCTCGTCGCGCCGGACTGGGCCTTCGACCCGAAGACCGGCCGGCGCGCGCCGGGCGAGGCCTACTCGTTCGACATCGCCTACCGCAGCGAGGACACGGTCGGCGACATCAAGCAGATCTGGGAGCCCTCGCGGCACCAGCACCTCACCGTGCTGGCCGCGGCGTACGCGCTGACCGGCGACGACCGGTACGCCCACCGCGTGGCCGACCACCTGAAGTCCTGGTGGGTGGCGAACCCGCCGATGCGCGGCGTGCACTGGCTGAGCGGGATCGAGCTGGGCATCCGGCTGCTGTCCTGGGTGTGGGTGCGGCGGCTGCTCGACGGCTGGGCCGGCGCGCCCGGCCTGTTCGAGGACAATCCCGAGGCGCTGCACCAGATCTGGCACCACCAGCGCTGGCTGGCCGCGTTTCCGAGCCGCGGCTCCTCGGCCAACAACCACGTGATCGCCGAGGACGCCGGACAGCTCGCGGCCGCCTGCGCGTTCGACTGGTTCCCGGAATCACCAGCCTGGCGCGAGGCCGCGATGCGGTCGCTGGACACGCAGCTGCAGGCCAACACGTTCGCCTCCGGGCTCAACCGTGAGCTGGCCACCGAGTACCACGGGCTGGTGCTGGAGCTGGGACTCGCGGCCGCGCTGGAGGCCGGTGCCGTGGTGCCGGAATCGACTTGGCTGGTGCTGCGCCGGATGTGCGACGCACTGGCGTCCATTGTGGACGCCGAACTGCGGCCGCCGCGGCAGGGCGACGCCGACGACGGCTACGGGCTGGTCGTAGACGGCGCCGGCGTGAGCCGCTGGGCCTCGCTGCTCGCGACGGGTGACGCGCTCTTCGGCCGCTGCGAGTGGTGGCCCGAGGTGGCGGGCGGCGACGTGCGGACCGCGTTGTTCTCCACGCTGGCCAAGGTGCCCGCGCTGGAAGGCACGCGGCCGCCGCGCCGACCCGACGACCTGTTCGACGCCGGTCTGACGATCCTGCGCACTCCGTCCGGTGAGCCGGGGGAGATCTGGTGCCGCTGCGACGGCGGGCCGCACGGCTTCCTCGCCATCGCCGCCCACGCGCACGCGGACGCGCTTTCGCTGGAGGTCCGCCACGACGGCGTCGACATCCTCGCCGACCCCGGCACCTACTGCTACCACGGCGAACCGGAGTGGCGCTCGTACTTCCGCTCCACGCTGGGCCACAACACGCTGGAACTCGGCGGCACGGACCAGTCGGCGTCCGGCGGGCCGTTCCTCTGGACGCGCCACGCGAACACGCGGACGCTGGCCGTCGGCCCGGTGCGCTGGCGCGCGGAGCACGACGGCTACGCGCCGGCCGTGCACCGCCGATGCGTCGAACTGGCCGGCCGCACGCTGACCGTGGTCGACGAGGTGGAGTCCGGGACGCCGTTGCCCGCCCGGCTCGTCTTCCACCTCGGGCCGCTCGTCGAGGTGAGCCTGGACGGCGCCGTCGCGAAGCTGGCCTGGCCGGGCCACACGGCGGCGCTGGAACTGCCCGGCGGGCTCGCCTGGACCGCGCACCGCGGCGAGACGAACCCGCCGCTCGGCTGGTACTCGGCCGGCTTCGGCCGCCGCGAACCGGCGACCACCTTGGTGGGCCAAGGCTTCATCACCGAACCGCTGACCACCGTGCTCCGCTTCACCTGA
- a CDS encoding type II toxin-antitoxin system VapC family toxin — MTAVLDASAILALIYREDGHDQVAAQIRGAVISAVNFSEVVRKLVQNGHPAPAEAAGVVLSLGATVAAFTAAEAVDTALLWTSTRSGGLSLGDRACLAVAGSVPEGRAVTADRAWARVDAGVPVDLIR; from the coding sequence GTGACGGCGGTGCTGGACGCGAGCGCGATCCTCGCGCTGATCTACCGCGAGGACGGTCACGACCAGGTGGCCGCGCAGATCCGAGGCGCGGTGATCAGTGCCGTGAACTTCTCCGAGGTCGTGCGGAAGCTCGTCCAGAACGGCCACCCGGCACCGGCGGAAGCGGCAGGCGTTGTGCTGTCCCTCGGCGCGACCGTGGCCGCGTTCACCGCAGCCGAGGCCGTCGACACCGCGCTGCTGTGGACCAGCACTCGCAGCGGCGGTCTGTCGCTGGGCGACCGTGCGTGCCTCGCGGTCGCCGGCAGTGTCCCGGAAGGCCGCGCGGTCACCGCGGACCGGGCTTGGGCGCGGGTCGATGCCGGCGTGCCGGTCGACCTCATCCGCTGA
- a CDS encoding glycosyltransferase, translated as MRVLVVHNRYRSEQPSGENNVVDAEVKLLHHGGVKVGRFERQSDDIASMSLPRKALVPLQVPWNRSARAELATRLRVERPDVVHVHNTFPLLSPSVLAACADARVPVVATLHNYGLVCPPGTLYRDGHVCTDCVGRAPVPAVRHGCYRGSAVATLPMAVNLVANRHRWRTGVTRFFCISGAQRRLLVDAGLPADRLTVKHNFVTDPGVRRTGAGEHVLFLGRLTEEKGVSLLMAAWHRLGGSLGLPLVIAGTGPLSDEVAAWASGRDDVSYVGLQSSAECRDLAARAAVMVAPSAWLEAFGLVVVEAMAAGVPTVAPAHGAFEELISDGVTGLLHTPGSAPSLADALRDAVRDPERNRKMGSAARERYELDFTPETGLRRLIEGYEAAITAYGSAR; from the coding sequence ATGAGGGTGCTCGTCGTCCACAACCGCTACCGCTCCGAGCAGCCGAGCGGGGAGAACAATGTCGTCGACGCCGAGGTGAAGCTGCTGCACCACGGCGGGGTGAAGGTCGGCCGGTTCGAGCGGCAGAGCGACGACATAGCGTCGATGTCGTTGCCGCGCAAGGCTTTGGTGCCGTTGCAGGTGCCGTGGAACCGCTCGGCGCGCGCCGAGCTGGCCACGCGGCTGCGGGTGGAGCGGCCGGACGTGGTGCACGTGCACAACACGTTCCCGCTGCTTTCGCCCTCGGTGCTGGCGGCGTGCGCGGACGCGCGGGTGCCGGTGGTGGCGACGCTGCACAACTACGGCCTGGTCTGCCCGCCCGGCACGCTGTACCGCGACGGCCACGTGTGCACGGACTGCGTCGGCCGCGCGCCGGTGCCCGCGGTGCGGCACGGGTGCTACCGCGGGTCCGCCGTCGCGACGCTGCCGATGGCCGTCAACCTCGTCGCGAACCGGCACCGCTGGCGCACGGGGGTCACGCGGTTCTTCTGCATTTCCGGCGCCCAGCGGCGGCTGCTCGTGGACGCGGGCCTGCCCGCGGACCGGCTGACCGTGAAGCACAACTTCGTCACCGACCCCGGCGTGCGCCGGACCGGCGCCGGTGAGCACGTGCTGTTCCTCGGCCGGCTGACCGAGGAGAAGGGCGTGTCGCTGCTGATGGCCGCGTGGCACCGGCTGGGTGGTTCGCTCGGGTTGCCGCTGGTGATCGCCGGCACCGGCCCGCTGTCGGACGAGGTGGCTGCGTGGGCCTCGGGGCGCGACGACGTGTCGTACGTCGGGCTCCAGAGTTCTGCGGAGTGCCGTGACCTGGCCGCTCGGGCGGCGGTGATGGTCGCGCCGTCGGCCTGGCTGGAGGCGTTCGGGTTGGTGGTGGTGGAGGCGATGGCCGCGGGAGTGCCGACGGTCGCGCCCGCGCACGGCGCGTTCGAGGAGCTGATTTCCGACGGCGTCACGGGCCTGCTGCACACCCCCGGTTCGGCGCCGTCACTGGCGGACGCGTTGCGGGACGCCGTCAGGGATCCGGAGCGCAACCGCAAGATGGGCTCGGCCGCGCGGGAGCGGTACGAACTCGATTTCACCCCGGAAACCGGCCTGCGCCGCCTGATCGAGGGTTACGAGGCGGCGATCACGGCGTACGGTTCCGCTCGATGA